The DNA window AGTTTCCCCTTGACCGTTTAAATCAGCCATTCCTCTTCTATTTGTTGAGGTTACATTAACATCTGCAATATCTTTTATTTTTAAAGGCGTGTTATTTACAGTTTTTATTGTAATGTTTTCTATATCATATACACTTTTTAAATAACCTCTTGCAGTGATTATATGTTCATAACCATTCTCAAGGATAATTCTTCCACCTTTATCATCATTGCTTTGTTGAAGTGCTTTTTTTACCTCTTTTATTCCTATATTATATTGAACCATTTTATTTTGGTTTAGAGTGATTTCATAATTTCTAATAAAACCACCAATAGAAGCAATTTCACTCACTCCATCTACACCTAAAAGTGCATATTTATAGTAATAATCTTGTAATGTTCTTAATTCATCTAAACTTTTAGTATCAGATTTTAGTGCATACTCATAAGCCCAACCAACACCAGTTGCATCTGGTCCAATAGTGATTTTTGCATTTTTGGGAAATTCCCCTTGAAGTTGAGATAATTGCTCTAAAATTCTGTTTCTTGATTCATATAAATCAGTACCATCTTTAAAAATAATATAAATTAGTGCATTAGAAAAAGAACTCATCGCTCTTACTGTTTCAATATTTGGTAAACTCATCAAATTTGAAATAAGAGGGTATGAAACTTGCTCTTCTATTGTTTTTGGACTTTGCCCAGCCCATTTAACTTGCACAATTACTTGTGGAGGTGAAAGGTCAGGAAGAGCATCTAAACTTGTATTTTTAACTGCCCAAATAGAACCTAAAGTTAGAATAATTACTGAAAATAGAACTAAAAATTTATTTTTTATACTATAAGATATTATATTTTCAACCATTATATTATCCTACCAATCTTCATCTTCGTCATTATCATAAAGAGCATTTGTCACAGCATCACTATCAAGTAAAAATAGTGAATTATTTATAACTTTTTGTCCTTGTGAAAGACCATCTAAAATTTCATATTTATTTGATGAAATTCTTTTTACTGTTACTTGAATTGGTTCAAATTCACTTTTTGAAATTGGTTCAAAAACATAATATTTATTTGCTTTATTTAATACAGCTGTTTTAGGAAGAGTAAGCATAGTTTTACTCTTGATTTGAACTTTTACTTTAGCAAACATATTTGGGTATATTTTTCTATCTTTATTATCTACTGTTATTCTTATATCTATTGTTTTATCTTTTTCATTAGTGTTTGGATATATAAAATCTATTTTTGATTTTATAGGTTCTTGTATCCCATCAAAATATATTTTTACATTTTGACCTACTTTTATATCTTTTAAATCACTTTCATATATTTTTGCAATAACCCATAATTTATCTATATTTGCAAGTTGTAAAAGTAGTTTACCTTTTTTTACAAATGATTTATCATTTATATTCTTTTGTAAAATAAGAGCATTGTATGGTGAATAAACTGTAACATCTTTAAAATCAGTTTTTAGATTTTTTAATCTATTTATCTCTTTTTTATTGATATCCAAAACTTGAAGTTTATCTAATGTACTTTCATAAAGTTGTTTATCTAAATCTTTTGCAATTTGTAAATCTTTGATAATATTATAAATAGTATCTGAATAGATAGAAAAAAGAGGTTCTCCTTTTTTTACATCCATAAATACTCTATTTGCATTTAGTTTTGTAATATACCCATCATATCTTGTAACAATATCCGTGATTTTATCATCCATAATAGCACTATTTGCATAGAAATCTTTTGTGATTGATACTTTCTCTTTTTTTACAGTGGTTACTTTTTTATTAAATAGTTGTTCTACTTCTATTACTTTTGCATTTAAAATAGTTATACTAATTAAAAATATTGGTATTAAAAATTTTTTCATTAATTTCCTCCATAATATATGGCTTTAGATAGTGTTGTAAAATATCTTGTTTTTTCATTTAGTGCAGAAATTTCTAAATTTATTGTTTTGTTTAGATTTTTTATAATTTTTGATGCAACATCTTTAAAATTATTATTTATACTTAGAGTTTTTTCAATACTTTTTTGAAGTTTCATAATATCTTTTTCTATTATTTCATAATTTTCATAACTATTGTTTAACTCTTGTTGTAATATCTTTGAGTCTATTTTTAGATTTTGTCTTTCGTTTTCTAAATCATCTTTTGTTTTTAAATAGGCAAATTGTGCCTTTCTTACGTTTATATTTTCTCTATCATAAATAGAAAGGGGAATAGCAACTGAAATATTTACATAGTCTTCAAATTCATCTCTACTATAATAAGTTGCATTAAGTTTAATATCTGATGTTTTTGAGGCTTCTTCATAAGCTTCTTGTTGTTTATTTAGTTTTAAATTTTGATTTAATATTTTGATTCTTGGGTGTTCATCAAAGTTAAAATGTAATATTTTTCTTTTTATATCTGTGTTTATATCTATATCATTTGTAGAAGTATATGTAATTTTTTCAAGATTTAATTTTAATGTTTTTATATTTGTATCTAAATTATTTAATGCTATATCAAAATTTTTTATACCTATTTTTGTATCAAATATTGAGTTGATATCAACTTTTGATGTTTGATATTTTGTATTTTGTAAGGTTACTAATCTTTGTAAATTTTGTTTTTGTTTTTGTATAAAATCTCTTTTTTCTTTCAAAATTGCAATTTTGTACACCAGTTCGTAGATTTTTGATTTTAATAGTAGTTTTTTATCTTCTAATTTAAGTGATAAAATAGTTTTATTTGTAA is part of the Arcobacter sp. CECT 8986 genome and encodes:
- a CDS encoding efflux RND transporter periplasmic adaptor subunit, with amino-acid sequence MKKFLIPIFLISITILNAKVIEVEQLFNKKVTTVKKEKVSITKDFYANSAIMDDKITDIVTRYDGYITKLNANRVFMDVKKGEPLFSIYSDTIYNIIKDLQIAKDLDKQLYESTLDKLQVLDINKKEINRLKNLKTDFKDVTVYSPYNALILQKNINDKSFVKKGKLLLQLANIDKLWVIAKIYESDLKDIKVGQNVKIYFDGIQEPIKSKIDFIYPNTNEKDKTIDIRITVDNKDRKIYPNMFAKVKVQIKSKTMLTLPKTAVLNKANKYYVFEPISKSEFEPIQVTVKRISSNKYEILDGLSQGQKVINNSLFLLDSDAVTNALYDNDEDEDW
- a CDS encoding TolC family protein, producing MKKALFIIGLFIINLSANSINSLVNSAISKNSELKSIEKSIKIANENISLATKYQNPSLSLGIADIHTNSDYDKRDLEAMQTQFIGITQVIPITDKLDINQSIQITNKTILSLKLEDKKLLLKSKIYELVYKIAILKEKRDFIQKQKQNLQRLVTLQNTKYQTSKVDINSIFDTKIGIKNFDIALNNLDTNIKTLKLNLEKITYTSTNDIDINTDIKRKILHFNFDEHPRIKILNQNLKLNKQQEAYEEASKTSDIKLNATYYSRDEFEDYVNISVAIPLSIYDRENINVRKAQFAYLKTKDDLENERQNLKIDSKILQQELNNSYENYEIIEKDIMKLQKSIEKTLSINNNFKDVASKIIKNLNKTINLEISALNEKTRYFTTLSKAIYYGGN